One Sediminibacillus dalangtanensis genomic region harbors:
- a CDS encoding nicotinate phosphoribosyltransferase, whose amino-acid sequence MKEITQKLNGEISRLTNKTFKFDERVKEGWFSAVYFLKTREIAKNKVPDNYVTMQFFQKDHAVLCGTDEAIALLHTFADHPEKLEIHSLKDGDKISPFESVLTVTGPYQYFGYLEGIIDGILARRTSVATNVYNVVKAARTSGKQKPVIFMGDRDDHYTQQAGDGYAAFIGGSTAQATHAMNEWWGKQGMGTMPHALIQMFEGDIVEASKAYHQLYPEDDLMALVDYNNDVITDSLKVAREFGETLKGVRLDTSRTLVDKYFLRNQHLMGTFDPRGVNPELVFALRRSLDEEGYHHVKIMVSGGFTESRIKAFEELKVPVDMYGIGGSLLKINIGFTGDNVLLNGKSQAKEGRRYRPNPRLEKVDFVDSDH is encoded by the coding sequence ATGAAGGAAATAACACAAAAATTAAACGGCGAAATAAGCCGTTTAACGAATAAAACATTTAAATTTGATGAAAGAGTCAAAGAAGGCTGGTTTTCGGCAGTCTACTTTTTAAAGACAAGGGAAATTGCCAAGAATAAGGTGCCTGACAATTATGTAACCATGCAGTTTTTTCAAAAAGACCATGCTGTTTTATGCGGCACTGATGAAGCCATTGCATTGCTGCATACATTTGCCGACCATCCGGAGAAATTGGAAATACATTCTTTGAAAGACGGGGATAAAATCAGTCCTTTTGAGTCCGTATTGACGGTGACTGGACCCTATCAATATTTCGGATATTTAGAAGGCATCATTGATGGAATACTGGCCAGAAGAACGTCAGTTGCCACGAATGTATATAATGTGGTAAAAGCCGCAAGGACATCCGGCAAGCAAAAGCCTGTAATTTTCATGGGAGACCGTGATGATCACTATACACAGCAGGCCGGAGACGGTTATGCAGCTTTTATCGGGGGATCTACTGCCCAGGCAACCCATGCCATGAACGAATGGTGGGGAAAACAGGGAATGGGCACGATGCCACATGCTTTGATTCAAATGTTTGAAGGAGACATTGTTGAAGCTTCCAAAGCTTATCATCAATTGTACCCGGAAGACGACTTAATGGCACTGGTGGATTACAATAATGATGTAATTACCGATTCTTTAAAAGTTGCCCGTGAATTCGGCGAAACATTAAAAGGCGTCCGTCTTGATACATCCCGGACACTGGTGGATAAATACTTCCTTCGTAATCAACATTTGATGGGTACCTTTGACCCAAGGGGAGTGAACCCTGAATTGGTCTTTGCATTGAGGCGTTCCCTTGATGAAGAGGGTTACCATCATGTGAAAATCATGGTCAGCGGTGGTTTTACTGAAAGCAGGATCAAAGCATTTGAAGAGTTGAAGGTTCCGGTCGATATGTACGGGATCGGTGGAAGTCTGTTGAAAATCAATATCGGTTTTACAGGAGACAATGTGTTGTTGAATGGGAAGTCACAAGCGAAAGAGGGCAGACGCTACCGCCCGAATCCACGGCTTGAAAAAGTAGACTTCGTCGATTCGGATCATTAG
- a CDS encoding DNA translocase FtsK gives MWEQLKRKFKQLLADDEPETESIPQEKDSQENSSANRIHTKVSYQYPKNASFKFPVIPDLQDKGEGARPAYERRKQEKKYNVNETSRKEQNRDVHSPVEKQQNKGSSKVEPAESKQPFKLTEVPSPIYGFRQAKKDTDTPAFLRKQMEKGPKRAESSLDKMESNHGEMEDKGIESEREQPTGNSTLEHSVDNNWEAKDTELEKLLEQKEITIAEAVSFSLDESEKEESEAANVAAVNSETLEQTTERAQESSFEKVKEEEQEKLPKIEDREKIAENELDSEKMKEPVEQALSEEEQQEQHTDSPEPPVRPKSRTPFNVIMTPRDKRNRFRKERKEDTTIEKEPKGPPDYLLNDPVQKSQENRDWVNQQIELLETTLAHFHVKAKVVNAMSGPAVTRFEVQPELGVKVSKIKNLSDDIKLNMAARDIRMEAPIPGKNAIGIEVPNPQAQAVGLQEIFSAEAFRNAVSPLSVALGLDIAGKPIVTDLQKMPHGLIAGATGSGKSVCINTILISLLYKASHKDVRFLLIDPKMVELAPYNELPHLVSPVITDVKAATSALKWAVNEMEERYEKFVKEGVRDVERYNQKMKQQQRDEEHLPYLVIVIDELADLMMVSPQDVEDAICRIAQKARACGMHLLLATQRPSVDVITGLIKANIPTRIAFSVSSQVDSRTIIDTNGAEKLLGRGDMLFLENGSGQSVRIQGAFVSDDEIERVTNYVRKLAPPDYLFEQEQLLEQVNVEEEEDELFNEAVAFVLQQNGASASLLQRRFKIGYNRAARLIDYMESHGIISEQKGSKPRDVLISSTQAEGYLEESYK, from the coding sequence ATGTGGGAGCAACTAAAAAGAAAATTCAAACAGCTTTTGGCCGATGATGAGCCAGAAACAGAATCAATACCACAGGAAAAAGACAGTCAAGAGAATAGCAGTGCAAATCGTATACATACGAAAGTGTCTTATCAATATCCCAAAAATGCTTCCTTTAAATTTCCTGTAATTCCTGACCTGCAGGATAAAGGGGAAGGAGCAAGACCGGCATATGAGCGAAGAAAACAGGAGAAGAAGTACAATGTCAATGAAACCAGTAGAAAAGAACAGAATCGGGACGTACACAGCCCCGTGGAAAAACAACAAAATAAAGGCTCATCAAAGGTAGAGCCTGCTGAATCGAAACAACCATTCAAACTGACTGAGGTTCCGTCCCCGATTTATGGATTTCGCCAAGCTAAGAAGGACACCGATACTCCGGCTTTTTTGCGAAAGCAAATGGAGAAAGGTCCAAAAAGGGCGGAGAGTTCGCTCGATAAAATGGAATCGAACCATGGAGAGATGGAAGATAAAGGAATAGAGAGTGAACGAGAACAACCGACGGGGAATTCAACACTGGAACACTCCGTTGATAACAATTGGGAGGCGAAAGATACCGAACTGGAAAAACTTTTGGAACAAAAAGAGATAACAATTGCTGAAGCTGTATCGTTTAGCTTAGATGAAAGTGAAAAAGAAGAATCAGAGGCAGCGAATGTTGCAGCAGTTAATAGCGAGACGTTAGAACAGACGACAGAGCGAGCACAGGAAAGTTCTTTTGAAAAAGTGAAAGAGGAAGAACAAGAAAAGCTTCCAAAGATAGAAGATAGGGAAAAAATCGCCGAAAATGAACTTGATTCCGAGAAAATGAAGGAACCAGTTGAACAGGCGTTGTCCGAAGAGGAGCAACAGGAACAGCATACTGATTCTCCGGAACCTCCAGTCCGACCCAAATCCCGGACACCTTTCAACGTTATTATGACGCCAAGGGATAAACGTAATCGTTTCCGGAAAGAACGAAAAGAAGATACTACTATCGAAAAGGAACCTAAGGGACCGCCGGATTATTTGCTGAATGATCCAGTCCAAAAATCACAGGAAAATCGTGATTGGGTGAATCAACAAATTGAACTGCTTGAAACGACATTAGCTCATTTTCATGTTAAAGCTAAAGTGGTCAATGCGATGAGCGGCCCTGCTGTGACGAGATTTGAAGTTCAACCTGAGCTTGGTGTAAAGGTAAGCAAAATCAAAAACCTAAGCGATGACATAAAATTGAATATGGCTGCAAGAGATATCAGGATGGAAGCACCGATTCCCGGCAAAAACGCAATCGGAATCGAGGTGCCCAATCCCCAGGCACAAGCGGTCGGATTGCAGGAAATCTTTTCAGCAGAAGCTTTTCGGAATGCAGTATCTCCGCTATCTGTGGCACTCGGTCTTGATATAGCCGGAAAGCCGATTGTGACTGACTTGCAGAAAATGCCGCACGGTCTGATTGCAGGGGCAACTGGATCGGGGAAAAGCGTCTGTATCAATACGATTTTGATTAGTCTTCTTTATAAAGCATCCCATAAAGATGTTAGGTTTCTGTTGATTGATCCGAAAATGGTAGAGCTTGCTCCTTATAATGAACTTCCGCATTTGGTCTCCCCGGTCATTACTGATGTGAAAGCTGCCACCTCGGCATTAAAGTGGGCTGTTAACGAGATGGAAGAGCGTTACGAGAAGTTTGTCAAAGAAGGTGTCCGTGATGTTGAACGTTATAACCAAAAAATGAAGCAACAACAGCGGGATGAAGAACATCTACCTTATTTGGTGATCGTCATCGATGAGCTGGCTGATTTGATGATGGTTTCCCCACAAGATGTAGAAGATGCGATTTGCCGGATTGCCCAGAAAGCCAGGGCTTGTGGTATGCACTTATTGCTGGCGACACAGCGACCGTCAGTGGATGTCATCACAGGCTTGATAAAAGCCAATATTCCGACGCGTATTGCGTTTAGTGTTTCTTCCCAAGTGGATTCGCGGACAATCATCGATACCAATGGTGCGGAAAAATTGCTCGGCAGGGGGGATATGCTCTTCTTGGAAAATGGCTCGGGTCAATCAGTCAGAATCCAGGGGGCTTTCGTATCGGATGACGAAATCGAGCGAGTGACGAATTATGTTAGAAAACTGGCGCCGCCTGACTACTTGTTTGAGCAGGAACAGCTGCTAGAACAAGTAAACGTCGAAGAAGAAGAGGATGAGTTGTTCAACGAAGCCGTCGCATTTGTCCTTCAGCAAAACGGGGCCAGTGCTTCCCTGCTGCAGCGACGTTTTAAAATCGGGTATAACCGTGCAGCAAGGCTGATCGATTATATGGAATCTCACGGGATCATTTCCGAGCAAAAAGGAAGCAAACCACGTGATGTGCTGATATCAAGTACACAAGCCGAGGGTTATCTAGAAGAATCTTATAAGTGA
- the ytpR gene encoding YtpR family tRNA-binding protein has translation MDVFYNPNGIGDVLIVPIKQGNRNHIKKETFGKVVKITDEQNGALLGYNIFDAASQLSLAEAGKITLTEELAANIQDVFSQNGLQEAFDVDLTPKFVVGFVKEKQPHENADKLSVCQVDTGDETLQIVCGAPNIDKDQKVVVAKVGAVMPSGMEIKPTKLRGVDSFGMICSQKELGLPNAPKEKGIYVLDDGYQVGQIFEF, from the coding sequence ATGGATGTATTTTACAATCCCAATGGAATAGGCGATGTCTTGATTGTTCCTATCAAACAAGGGAATCGCAATCACATCAAAAAGGAGACGTTTGGGAAAGTTGTGAAGATTACCGATGAACAGAACGGAGCGTTACTGGGATATAATATCTTCGATGCTGCGTCCCAATTATCTTTGGCAGAAGCGGGAAAAATAACGCTGACAGAGGAATTGGCAGCCAACATACAAGATGTATTCTCTCAAAACGGGTTGCAAGAAGCCTTTGACGTAGATTTAACGCCTAAATTCGTCGTCGGTTTTGTGAAGGAAAAACAGCCTCATGAAAATGCAGATAAATTAAGTGTCTGCCAGGTGGATACAGGGGATGAAACACTGCAAATCGTGTGCGGAGCCCCGAATATCGACAAAGACCAGAAGGTGGTTGTCGCGAAAGTAGGCGCCGTCATGCCAAGTGGTATGGAGATAAAGCCGACCAAGTTGAGAGGGGTCGATTCTTTTGGTATGATTTGTTCCCAAAAAGAACTCGGTCTTCCGAATGCTCCAAAGGAAAAAGGGATTTATGTCCTGGATGATGGCTATCAAGTTGGACAGATTTTTGAATTTTAG
- a CDS encoding DUF1444 domain-containing protein, whose translation MKMTSIKMKKKLEERMNNPEWNTSFNRDKDTFRIEWKHSHQGITVTIPNIIAKYERRGEAALDELEDHIEEALRIMDQTNELSGKEKNIFPVIRATSFPKKSKSGKRMVVTEHTAETRIYYALDLGKSYQLIDQSMLEEEEWTQERLEEVAAFNVRSLPTDMNHDQVAGNDFYFMASQDGYDASRILNESLLEEMKANSKGELAVAVPHQDVLIFADIQNKMGYDILAQMTMKFFAEGRVPITSLPFMYEDKHLEPVFILAKNKPENQQNSGEDE comes from the coding sequence ATGAAAATGACCAGTATCAAAATGAAAAAGAAATTGGAAGAAAGAATGAATAACCCGGAATGGAATACTTCCTTTAACAGAGATAAAGATACTTTTCGAATTGAATGGAAACATTCCCATCAAGGGATAACCGTCACCATTCCCAATATCATTGCCAAGTATGAACGGAGGGGCGAAGCAGCTTTAGATGAACTGGAAGACCATATTGAAGAGGCTTTGCGTATTATGGATCAGACGAATGAGTTGAGCGGAAAAGAAAAGAACATCTTTCCTGTCATCCGCGCCACCTCATTTCCGAAAAAATCAAAGTCCGGAAAACGAATGGTAGTGACTGAGCATACGGCAGAAACACGCATTTATTATGCGCTGGATTTAGGGAAATCTTATCAGTTGATTGACCAGTCAATGTTGGAGGAGGAAGAATGGACACAGGAAAGGCTTGAAGAAGTGGCTGCCTTTAATGTGCGTTCCCTTCCAACCGACATGAACCATGACCAAGTTGCTGGTAATGACTTTTACTTTATGGCCAGCCAGGACGGTTATGATGCAAGCAGAATCCTGAACGAGTCGCTTCTCGAAGAAATGAAAGCGAATAGTAAAGGGGAGCTTGCGGTAGCAGTTCCGCACCAGGACGTATTGATTTTTGCCGACATTCAAAATAAAATGGGCTATGATATATTGGCGCAGATGACCATGAAATTTTTCGCCGAAGGAAGAGTACCAATTACTTCACTGCCCTTCATGTATGAGGACAAGCATTTAGAACCGGTCTTCATCCTTGCAAAAAACAAACCGGAAAACCAGCAGAACTCAGGAGAGGATGAATAA
- a CDS encoding thioredoxin family protein: MKELESKEAFSQWKKEKAIFMFSADWCPDCRVIEPLLPEIEANYEEYTFIYVDRDKFIDLCAELDIFGIPSFLAFDHNKEIGRFVSKDRKTKEEIEAFIEKLPVNQ, from the coding sequence ATGAAAGAACTAGAATCTAAGGAGGCCTTTTCACAATGGAAGAAGGAAAAAGCCATCTTTATGTTTTCGGCAGACTGGTGTCCCGACTGCAGGGTGATTGAGCCTTTGCTGCCGGAAATAGAAGCAAATTATGAAGAATATACATTTATCTATGTGGATCGCGATAAATTTATCGATTTATGTGCTGAATTGGACATTTTCGGTATTCCAAGTTTTCTCGCTTTCGATCATAACAAGGAAATTGGACGTTTTGTCAGTAAAGACCGAAAAACAAAAGAAGAAATCGAGGCCTTCATCGAAAAGTTACCAGTCAATCAGTAA
- a CDS encoding PTS transporter subunit IIC produces MKEFLYKKGVTLSAKDYFITALSYMALGLFSSLIIGTIINTIGVQLHIHSLEEMGSFAMETKIWGGAIGTAIAYGLKAPPLVVFAALFSGAFGAEMGGPAGSYVSALLATEIGKVIYKETRLDILLTPFLTIAAGFFTATFIGPPIQTALTWFGEIINWSTEQQPLIMGIIVAVLMGWALTAPISSVAIALMLSLEGLAAGAATVGCAAQMVGFAVASYRDNGLGGLLAQGIGTSMLQVGNIIKKPIILLPPTIAGALLAPFATVVFALVNNPSGAGMGTAGFVGQIMTFESMGFSMDTFWIVLGLHIVGPAAISFIVAELLRKRGWIQAGDMKIDYE; encoded by the coding sequence AGCGAAGGATTACTTCATAACCGCTTTAAGCTATATGGCATTAGGGCTGTTTTCCTCTCTGATCATTGGTACGATCATCAATACGATCGGTGTTCAATTACATATCCATTCACTTGAGGAAATGGGCAGTTTCGCGATGGAAACAAAAATTTGGGGAGGGGCAATCGGTACTGCAATTGCCTACGGACTAAAAGCACCTCCGCTTGTTGTGTTCGCAGCTCTGTTCAGTGGTGCTTTCGGAGCGGAAATGGGGGGACCGGCTGGAAGCTATGTTTCTGCATTGCTTGCTACAGAAATAGGAAAGGTCATTTACAAGGAAACAAGGCTCGATATTTTGCTAACTCCTTTTCTGACGATTGCAGCAGGATTTTTCACGGCCACGTTTATCGGACCTCCCATCCAGACAGCACTAACATGGTTTGGTGAAATCATCAACTGGTCTACCGAACAACAGCCATTGATAATGGGAATCATTGTGGCTGTTCTGATGGGTTGGGCGTTGACAGCTCCGATCTCCAGTGTGGCTATTGCTTTGATGTTATCATTGGAAGGGCTGGCTGCAGGGGCTGCAACTGTCGGGTGTGCTGCGCAAATGGTCGGATTTGCCGTTGCAAGTTATCGCGATAATGGTCTTGGCGGTCTGCTGGCGCAAGGCATTGGAACATCCATGCTGCAGGTTGGAAATATTATCAAAAAGCCGATTATATTATTGCCGCCAACCATCGCAGGAGCGCTGTTAGCCCCTTTCGCGACAGTCGTTTTTGCTTTAGTCAACAACCCCTCTGGAGCGGGAATGGGCACCGCGGGATTTGTGGGACAAATTATGACGTTTGAATCGATGGGGTTCAGCATGGATACTTTTTGGATCGTTCTTGGTTTGCATATTGTCGGTCCGGCAGCAATCAGTTTTATTGTTGCAGAACTGCTTAGAAAACGGGGCTGGATTCAGGCTGGAGACATGAAAATTGATTATGAATAA